In one Saccharibacillus brassicae genomic region, the following are encoded:
- the acnA gene encoding aconitate hydratase AcnA, whose product MALSDQFSAARTLESGGKSYRYYSLKALEEQGHAGISKLPFSIRVLLEAAVRQFDGRAITEEHVNQIARWAEERDANKEIPFIPARIVLQDFTGVPVVVDLAAMRDTVKLSGGDPKQINPLVPVDLVIDHSVMVDAFGTSDALDFNINLEFERNEERYRFLRWAQTAFDNFRAVPPSTGIVHQVNLEYLASVAATKVIDGETYVFPDSLVGTDSHTTMINGLGVVGWGVGGIEAEAGMLGQPLYFVTPDVVGFKLTGSLSEGATATDLALTVTEILRKKGVVGKFVEFFGPGLSNIGLADRATVANMAPEYGATVGFFPVDAETLTYLRNTGREDEQIELVENYYRAQGMFRTDDMADPEFSDIVELDLGSVVPSLAGPKRPQDRIELTNMKGNFEDIVRTPVDKGGYGLSDEKIAEKVTVNHKNGKTSEMGAGAVVIAAITSCTNTSNPSVMLGAGLLAKKAVERGLTRPEYVKTSLTPGSLIVTDYLFKAGLLDPLEKLGFYVAGYGCATCIGNSGPLPDEVAQVVADNDLTVAGVLSGNRNFEGRVHAQVKMNYLASPPLVVAYALAGTVNIDMATEPLGYDQQGEPVFLRDIWPTSQEIRDAVAMAITPEMFRLKYANVFTANERWNAIEVPEGELYEWDSNSTYIQNPPFFRYLNDGMKDIADIKQSRVLALLGDSVTTDHISPAGNIAPKSPAGLYLAEHGVERKDFNSYGSRRGNHEVMMRGTFANIRIRNMVAPGTEGGVTKYLPTDEVMSIYDASMKYQDEGQNLIVLAGKEYGTGSSRDWAAKGTMLLGVKAVIAESFERIHRSNLVGMGVLPLQFEEGSTWKSLGLDGRETFDISGLSNDVKPGQKLTVSVTREDGTTFDFNAIARLDSMVDVDYYYNGGILQTVLRQMMKVANGEKPLKMQE is encoded by the coding sequence ATGGCTTTGTCCGATCAATTCTCCGCCGCACGCACGCTCGAATCCGGCGGCAAGTCTTACCGTTATTACAGCCTGAAGGCACTCGAAGAACAAGGTCACGCGGGCATCTCCAAGCTCCCGTTTTCGATCCGCGTTCTGCTTGAAGCGGCCGTCCGCCAATTCGACGGACGCGCGATTACCGAAGAACACGTCAACCAAATCGCACGCTGGGCCGAAGAACGCGATGCCAACAAGGAAATCCCGTTTATCCCGGCCCGGATCGTCCTGCAGGATTTCACCGGCGTTCCGGTTGTCGTCGATCTCGCAGCGATGCGCGATACGGTCAAACTGAGCGGCGGAGATCCGAAGCAGATCAACCCGCTCGTACCGGTTGACCTCGTTATCGACCACTCCGTTATGGTTGACGCGTTCGGCACGTCCGACGCGCTCGACTTCAATATCAACCTGGAATTCGAACGCAACGAAGAACGTTACCGTTTCCTGCGCTGGGCGCAAACGGCATTCGATAACTTCCGCGCCGTTCCGCCGTCCACGGGCATCGTGCACCAGGTCAACCTGGAGTACCTCGCTTCCGTCGCGGCAACGAAGGTGATCGACGGCGAGACTTACGTCTTCCCGGATTCCCTCGTCGGCACGGACTCCCACACGACGATGATCAACGGTCTGGGCGTTGTGGGCTGGGGCGTCGGCGGTATCGAAGCCGAAGCCGGCATGCTCGGCCAACCGCTGTACTTCGTCACGCCTGACGTCGTCGGCTTCAAACTGACGGGCAGCCTGTCCGAAGGCGCGACGGCGACCGACCTGGCGCTGACCGTTACCGAAATTTTGCGCAAAAAAGGCGTAGTCGGCAAATTCGTCGAGTTCTTCGGTCCCGGTCTGAGCAATATCGGTCTGGCCGACCGCGCGACGGTTGCCAACATGGCACCGGAATACGGCGCGACCGTCGGCTTCTTCCCGGTCGATGCCGAGACGCTGACTTACCTGCGCAACACCGGACGCGAAGACGAGCAGATCGAACTGGTCGAGAACTACTACCGCGCCCAAGGCATGTTCCGTACGGACGACATGGCCGATCCGGAATTCAGCGACATCGTCGAACTGGACCTCGGTTCCGTCGTGCCGAGCCTTGCCGGACCTAAGCGTCCGCAGGACCGCATCGAGCTGACGAACATGAAGGGCAACTTCGAAGACATCGTGCGCACGCCGGTCGACAAAGGCGGCTACGGACTCAGCGACGAGAAGATCGCCGAGAAAGTCACGGTCAACCACAAGAACGGCAAGACGAGTGAAATGGGCGCCGGTGCCGTCGTTATCGCGGCGATCACGAGCTGTACGAACACTTCGAACCCTAGCGTTATGCTGGGTGCGGGCCTTCTGGCCAAAAAAGCCGTCGAACGCGGCCTGACGCGCCCGGAATACGTGAAGACCAGCTTGACGCCGGGCTCCCTGATCGTAACGGACTACCTGTTCAAGGCAGGACTGCTCGATCCGCTCGAGAAACTGGGCTTCTACGTGGCCGGTTACGGCTGCGCGACCTGCATCGGCAACTCCGGCCCGCTGCCGGACGAAGTCGCTCAAGTCGTTGCCGATAACGATCTGACCGTTGCGGGCGTCCTGTCCGGCAACCGGAACTTCGAAGGCCGCGTCCACGCGCAGGTCAAAATGAACTATCTGGCTTCCCCGCCGCTCGTCGTCGCTTACGCGCTGGCCGGCACGGTGAACATCGATATGGCGACCGAGCCGCTCGGCTACGACCAACAAGGCGAACCGGTCTTCCTGCGCGATATCTGGCCGACTTCCCAGGAGATCCGCGATGCGGTCGCCATGGCGATCACGCCGGAAATGTTCCGCCTGAAGTACGCGAACGTCTTTACCGCCAACGAACGCTGGAACGCGATCGAAGTGCCGGAAGGCGAACTGTACGAGTGGGATTCCAACTCGACGTATATCCAGAACCCTCCGTTCTTCCGCTACCTGAACGACGGAATGAAGGATATTGCCGATATCAAGCAATCCCGCGTACTGGCCCTGCTGGGCGATTCGGTCACGACCGACCATATCTCGCCTGCGGGCAACATCGCGCCGAAGAGTCCGGCCGGCCTGTACCTGGCCGAGCACGGCGTCGAACGCAAAGACTTCAACTCCTACGGCTCGCGCCGCGGTAACCACGAAGTCATGATGCGCGGCACGTTCGCCAACATCCGGATTCGCAACATGGTGGCTCCGGGCACCGAAGGCGGCGTAACGAAGTACCTGCCGACCGACGAAGTGATGTCGATCTACGACGCTTCGATGAAATATCAAGACGAAGGCCAGAACCTGATCGTGCTCGCCGGCAAAGAGTACGGCACAGGCAGCTCCCGCGACTGGGCGGCCAAAGGCACGATGCTGCTGGGCGTCAAAGCCGTCATCGCGGAAAGCTTCGAACGGATTCACCGCAGCAACCTCGTCGGCATGGGCGTACTTCCGCTCCAGTTCGAAGAAGGCAGCACGTGGAAATCCCTCGGCCTCGACGGCCGCGAGACGTTCGACATCTCCGGCTTGAGCAACGACGTGAAACCGGGCCAGAAATTGACGGTATCCGTCACGCGCGAAGACGGAACGACATTCGACTTCAACGCGATCGCTCGTCTGGACAGCATGGTCGACGTGGATTACTACTATAACGGAGGCATCCTGCAAACGGTACTTCGCCAAATGATGAAAGTCGCAAATGGCGAAAAGCCTTTGAAAATGCAAGAATAA
- a CDS encoding D-alanine--D-alanine ligase, which yields MTANKVTVGLVYGGKSGEHEVSLQTGFAVMNAFDYTKYDIVPFYITLRGEWRMGGKLDAPMKAVDDMKLESAAGGTAEAAGAMFASLSGRESGIDVMFPLLHGTFGEDGTVQGLFEMAGLPYVGAGVLSSSAGMDKDVMKKLFAAAGLEQGAYIAFGERDWQVSRHDLLQEAESKLGYPCFVKPANLGSSVGISKAGDQEALIDAVDLALRYDRKVLIESFIDGRELEVGVLGNDEPQASVPGEIVSSGDYYDYNAKYIDGKSEMMIPAPVDADLADSLRELAVRAFKAVEGSGLCRADFFVRRSDNKILINEVNTMPGFTPFSMYPLLWRETGMSYQALLDRLIGLALERHEARTNLQYGR from the coding sequence ATGACAGCAAACAAAGTAACGGTAGGACTGGTATACGGCGGAAAATCGGGCGAGCACGAGGTGTCTTTGCAGACCGGTTTTGCGGTAATGAATGCATTCGATTATACGAAATATGACATCGTTCCTTTTTATATTACCCTGCGCGGCGAATGGCGCATGGGCGGAAAGCTGGACGCGCCGATGAAGGCCGTGGACGATATGAAACTGGAATCCGCCGCGGGCGGAACGGCCGAAGCGGCGGGCGCCATGTTCGCTTCGCTGAGCGGCCGGGAAAGCGGCATCGACGTGATGTTCCCGCTGCTGCACGGCACGTTCGGCGAAGACGGAACGGTACAGGGCTTGTTCGAAATGGCCGGACTGCCGTACGTCGGCGCGGGCGTGCTCTCGTCTTCGGCGGGCATGGACAAGGACGTCATGAAGAAGCTGTTCGCGGCCGCCGGACTGGAACAGGGCGCTTACATCGCTTTCGGCGAACGCGACTGGCAGGTTAGCCGGCACGATCTGCTGCAGGAAGCGGAGTCCAAGCTCGGCTATCCGTGCTTCGTCAAGCCGGCCAACCTCGGCTCGAGCGTCGGCATCTCCAAAGCGGGCGATCAGGAAGCGCTGATCGACGCGGTCGACCTGGCGCTGCGGTACGACCGCAAAGTGCTGATCGAATCGTTCATCGACGGACGCGAACTGGAAGTCGGCGTGCTTGGCAACGACGAACCGCAAGCTTCCGTGCCGGGCGAGATCGTATCTTCCGGCGATTACTACGATTACAACGCCAAATATATCGACGGCAAATCCGAGATGATGATCCCGGCTCCCGTCGATGCCGATCTGGCCGATTCGCTGCGCGAACTTGCCGTGCGCGCGTTCAAAGCCGTCGAAGGCAGCGGCCTCTGCCGCGCCGACTTCTTCGTCCGCCGCTCCGACAACAAGATCCTGATCAACGAAGTGAACACCATGCCCGGCTTCACGCCTTTTAGCATGTATCCTCTTCTGTGGCGCGAGACCGGCATGTCTTACCAGGCGCTTCTGGATCGCCTGATCGGGCTGGCTTTGGAACGCCATGAAGCCCGTACCAACCTTCAGTACGGCCGATAG
- the fabI gene encoding enoyl-ACP reductase FabI, with the protein MGELLAGKNMLVMGVANDRSIAWGIAQSLSAQGARLAFTYESERVEGRVRKLADTLPNSVVLPCNVADDGEIEALAGRLSEEFGVLHGIAHCIAFAKAEDLSGQFVDTSRDGFALAHDISSYSLVAAAQKLHPLMTEGGGIVTLTYMGAERVMRNYNVMGVAKAALEASVRYLAADLGPTGIRVNAISAGPIRTLAAKGISDFNSILKIVEEKAPLRRTTETAEVGDAAMFLLSGLSRGITGEVLYVDNGYHVMG; encoded by the coding sequence ATGGGAGAACTGCTCGCGGGTAAAAATATGTTGGTCATGGGTGTGGCGAACGATCGCAGCATCGCTTGGGGTATCGCGCAAAGCTTGTCCGCCCAAGGGGCGAGACTGGCTTTTACGTATGAGAGCGAGCGCGTCGAAGGCCGGGTTCGCAAGTTGGCCGACACGCTGCCGAATTCCGTCGTACTGCCCTGCAACGTGGCGGACGACGGGGAGATCGAAGCGCTGGCCGGCCGCCTGAGCGAAGAGTTCGGCGTGCTGCACGGCATCGCGCACTGTATCGCTTTTGCCAAAGCGGAAGACTTGTCGGGACAATTTGTTGACACGTCGCGCGACGGATTCGCTTTGGCCCATGACATCAGCTCTTATTCGCTGGTCGCCGCCGCGCAGAAGCTGCATCCCCTGATGACCGAAGGCGGCGGCATCGTGACCCTGACTTATATGGGCGCCGAGCGCGTGATGCGCAACTACAACGTGATGGGCGTCGCCAAAGCCGCTCTCGAAGCGTCCGTCCGCTATTTGGCGGCCGACCTCGGCCCGACCGGCATTCGCGTGAACGCCATCTCCGCCGGCCCGATCCGTACCCTGGCGGCCAAAGGGATCAGCGATTTCAACTCGATCCTCAAAATCGTCGAAGAAAAAGCGCCTCTTCGGCGCACGACCGAGACCGCCGAAGTCGGCGACGCCGCTATGTTTTTGTTGAGCGGCTTGTCCCGCGGGATTACGGGAGAAGTGCTCTACGTTGACAACGGATATCACGTAATGGGTTAG
- a CDS encoding inositol monophosphatase family protein: MESNEKVPYVLTGKSYTAVAINAAAKAGEWIKSRVGTHGQLSTKTSAQDLVTEIDKGAEQMIRRLILTHFPDHAILGEESVEPGEEASIRALAETEGEEYLWIIDPIDGTTNFVHGFPFYSVSIALAHKGEVIIGVIYDPSRDEMFVAEKGKGAYVHGARMGVSGEERLAQGLIAVGFPADPVVKLPINLRGIGALAPRVRSLRAGGSAALHLAHVAAGRLSGYWEAGLNAWDIAAGALLVAESGGKVSDTLGHAYHLGVRNIVATNGDLHAELLTVLKEADATGV; encoded by the coding sequence GTGGAATCGAACGAGAAAGTCCCTTATGTCCTAACCGGCAAAAGTTATACCGCCGTCGCTATCAACGCGGCGGCCAAAGCAGGCGAATGGATCAAAAGCAGGGTCGGCACGCACGGACAGCTGTCCACGAAGACGTCGGCCCAGGATCTGGTCACGGAGATCGACAAAGGCGCGGAACAGATGATTCGCCGCCTCATCCTGACCCATTTTCCGGATCATGCGATTCTCGGCGAAGAAAGCGTGGAGCCGGGCGAAGAAGCTTCGATCCGCGCACTGGCCGAAACGGAAGGCGAAGAATATCTCTGGATCATCGACCCGATCGACGGAACGACCAACTTCGTGCACGGATTCCCGTTCTACTCCGTGTCGATCGCTCTGGCGCATAAAGGCGAAGTCATCATCGGCGTCATCTACGATCCGTCGCGCGACGAGATGTTCGTCGCGGAGAAAGGCAAAGGCGCCTACGTACACGGCGCGCGCATGGGCGTATCCGGGGAAGAACGCCTCGCCCAAGGGCTGATCGCGGTAGGCTTTCCGGCCGATCCGGTCGTCAAGCTGCCGATCAATCTGCGCGGTATCGGGGCGCTGGCGCCGCGCGTGCGCAGCCTGCGTGCGGGCGGTTCCGCCGCGCTGCATCTCGCCCACGTGGCGGCCGGCCGCCTGAGCGGATACTGGGAAGCCGGCCTCAACGCGTGGGATATCGCGGCGGGCGCGCTGCTCGTCGCCGAATCCGGCGGCAAAGTGAGCGATACGCTCGGGCATGCCTACCATCTCGGCGTGCGCAATATCGTCGCGACGAACGGCGATCTGCATGCCGAGCTGCTGACCGTATTGAAAGAAGCGGACGCTACCGGCGTCTAG
- a CDS encoding stalk domain-containing protein → MNILSKKGWKALICTALVLPAFGLAGASHTFAAEDTYKIVSFGDSLTTGYEPQKTAAEYYGFVPRLEEQSRFHGRTEVDNYGISGLNSAGLERYVEALRANANTTADDIQPGLRDPNAAVFAAGVTAARTDVAEADVITITIGGNDLLPLLTSGKLPTAAELTPQVAALLQAYAVNLDQVLSDLREINPNARIVIADQYQPIPAVAAKELYATLNQASAAYATTLNTVVAAQNAAGGHVESVSVAPLFIGREMQLTHIARQDIHPNQVGYETLAKAFAEQIWQEYRTLGKTVPATTVAVVVAGKELNTAFKPILKNGTTFVVLRDITDGLGAELKWNNKTSTASIDFDGRSVGIPVGQKTITVNGQKTAIQIPAFTEKVNGQSKTYVPLAVLADGLGFEVQYTPRLRTVFVNR, encoded by the coding sequence ATGAATATCCTAAGCAAAAAAGGCTGGAAAGCGCTGATCTGCACGGCGCTCGTACTTCCGGCATTCGGGCTCGCAGGCGCTTCGCACACGTTTGCGGCGGAAGACACGTACAAAATCGTATCGTTCGGCGATTCGCTGACGACGGGGTACGAACCGCAGAAGACCGCTGCCGAATACTACGGCTTCGTGCCGCGCCTGGAAGAGCAATCCCGCTTCCACGGCCGGACCGAAGTCGATAATTACGGCATTTCCGGCCTCAATTCCGCCGGTCTGGAACGCTACGTCGAAGCGCTGCGCGCCAACGCGAACACGACGGCCGACGATATCCAGCCGGGCCTGCGCGACCCGAACGCCGCGGTCTTCGCGGCCGGCGTGACGGCCGCCCGCACGGACGTGGCGGAAGCCGACGTCATCACGATCACGATCGGCGGCAACGATCTGCTGCCCCTGCTGACGAGCGGCAAGCTGCCGACCGCGGCCGAACTGACGCCGCAGGTCGCGGCGCTGCTTCAGGCGTATGCCGTCAATCTGGATCAGGTGCTGAGCGACCTGCGCGAGATCAATCCGAACGCCCGGATCGTCATCGCCGATCAGTATCAACCGATTCCGGCCGTTGCCGCCAAAGAGCTGTACGCGACGCTGAATCAAGCGTCCGCCGCTTACGCGACGACGCTGAACACGGTCGTGGCCGCTCAGAACGCGGCGGGCGGACACGTGGAGTCCGTCTCGGTCGCTCCGCTGTTCATCGGACGCGAAATGCAGCTGACGCATATCGCCCGTCAGGATATTCACCCGAACCAGGTCGGCTACGAGACGCTGGCCAAAGCGTTTGCCGAACAGATCTGGCAAGAATACCGGACGCTCGGCAAGACGGTTCCCGCGACGACCGTCGCGGTCGTCGTGGCCGGCAAAGAGCTGAACACGGCCTTTAAGCCGATTCTCAAGAACGGCACGACGTTCGTCGTCCTGCGCGACATTACGGACGGATTGGGCGCCGAGCTGAAATGGAACAACAAAACGTCCACCGCCAGCATCGACTTCGACGGCCGCAGCGTCGGCATCCCGGTCGGCCAGAAGACGATCACGGTCAACGGCCAGAAGACCGCGATCCAGATTCCGGCTTTCACCGAAAAGGTGAACGGACAGTCGAAAACGTATGTGCCGCTCGCCGTTCTGGCGGACGGTCTCGGGTTCGAAGTGCAGTATACGCCTCGCCTGCGCACCGTATTCGTCAATCGGTAA